One Phaseolus vulgaris cultivar G19833 unplaced genomic scaffold, P. vulgaris v2.0 scaffold_24, whole genome shotgun sequence DNA window includes the following coding sequences:
- the LOC137817259 gene encoding uncharacterized protein — translation MGAQSLLAKSDSQLVIGQVTGEYQAKDPQMAAYLRYVEVLKRAFAAFELVHVPREQNARADLLAKLAIADNRVDALHVSRARGNPRNHRSLSQDTARAPCISTYAASPEEGKGVQVCALEEGDTWMTPYKRYLADGILPAEPEEGKKIKRNAARYTLVDGILFRHGFTHPILTCVSGDECTRIMADLHEGICGSHVGGRSLASKVIRAGFFWPIVREDCVRYAQHCKQCQMHAD, via the coding sequence ATGGGTGCGCAGAGCCTcctggcaaagagtgactcccaATTGGTCATAGGACAAGTAACAGGGGAGTACCAGGCaaaggatccacagatggctGCGTACTTAAGGTACGTCGAAGTGTTGAAGAGAGCCTTCGCtgcgtttgagctggtgcatgtccccagggagcaaaatgccagagctgacctgctcgccaagctggccatcGCAGACAATAGGGTGGATGCTCTTCACGTTAGTAGAGCAAGAGGAAATCCACGGAACCATCGCTCCTTGAGTCAAGATACGGCGAGGGCACCCTGCATCAGCACTTACGCGGCCTCGCCAGAAGAAGGAAAGGGTGTACAAGTATGTGCTTTGGAGGAAGGCGACACATGGATGACCCCTTACAAGCGATACCTAGCGGACGGAATCCTCCCAGCAGAACCAGAAGAAGGcaagaagattaagaggaaCGCCGCAAGGTACACCTTGGTAGATGGGATATTATTCAGGCACGGGTTTACGCACCCTATCTTgacgtgcgtaagcggcgacgagtgcaccaggataatggctgatctccacgaaggtatttgtgggagccacgtgggaggaagatccttggcaTCCAAGGTAATACGTGCAGGGTTTTTTTGGCCAATAGTAAGAGAGGATTGTGTGCGATACGCCCAgcattgcaagcagtgtcagatgcacgctgattag
- the LOC137817260 gene encoding uncharacterized protein produces MIPVEIHESSPRFLGFVAEESNEERKVNLDLIDEAREEAKIKAEAVKRRVERQYNSKVKLRQFQVGDLVMRKAHPYELEKKLSPKWTGLFRVTKAKGNGSYKLETLEGGPIPRSWNAANLKFYFS; encoded by the coding sequence atgatcccagtggagATCCACGAGAGCTCGCCTCGTTTCCTAGGATTCGTGGcagaagagtccaacgaagaaaggaaggTGAACCTAGATCTGATAGACGAAGCCAGAGAAGAGGCGAAAATCAAGGCCGAGGCTGTAAAaagaagagtggagcgtcagtacaactctaaggtgaagctacgacaattccaggttggtgatctggtcatgaggaaggctcacccgtATGAGTTAGAGAagaagttgtctcccaagtggactggactaTTCAGAGTAACCAAAGCTAAGGGAAATGGTTCGTATAAGTTAGAGACTCTAGAAGGaggccccatcccacgtagttggaatgcggctaatttaaagttttatttcagttga
- the LOC137817261 gene encoding uncharacterized protein: MAEDLPSIISKAVESSSKKLQDDISVLQEENRLIRIEAEKLSCNLTMAEIEHSRVDDAMSTELRVARKEATDLRHKVADLEASIKADAAKVESLVKRSVDREVLLGKVEKERDEAMAELVEARAEKAKIAAELAQAWEENLKVAEDLAQTRRETEELKKRADELKQQTEGLKQQNEELELSSAQVLAAGFDAALEQFACQYPELDLSMISICNEVVDGKIVPSED; encoded by the exons atggcagaggacctcccctccatcatatcaaaagctgtggagagctccagcaagaaacttcaggacgacatctccgtgctccaagaggagaatcgcctaataaggatcgaggcggagaagttgtcttgcAACCTTACAATGGCGGAAATCGAGCATTCGAGAGTGGACGACGCCATGAGCACTGAGCTGAGGGTGGCGcgtaaggaggccaccgatctgcgCCATAag gtggctgacctggaggcgtcgatcaaagcagatgcagccaaggtagagagcCTTGTGAAGAGGTCAGTagatcgggaggttctcctaGGGAAAGTTGAAAAGGAGAGGGATGAAGCCATGGCCGAGCTCGTCGAAGCTAGAGCGGAAAAGGCAaagattgctgcagagctggcccaggcgtgGGAGGAAAACctgaaggttgctgaagacctcgcTCAGACTCGCAgggaaactgaagaactgaagaagcgAGCTGACGAGTTGAAAcagcaaaccgaggggctcaagcaacaaaacgaagagcttgagcttagctccgcccaagtcctcgcCGCCGGGTTTGATGCTGCCCTGGAGCAATTCGCTTGCCAGTACCCCGAGCTGGACCTCTCCATGATCTCAAtatgcaacgaagtggtggatgggaagatcgtcccttctgaagattag